A genomic segment from Janthinobacterium sp. 64 encodes:
- a CDS encoding ABC transporter permease, whose amino-acid sequence MISTGFRTLVYKETLRFWKVATQTVAAPVLTSMLYLLVFGHVLDGRVEPSPGVSYTAFLIPGLVMMSVLQNAFANSSSSLIQSKITGNLVFVLLTPLSHWEIFSAYVLASVARGLAVGFGVFAITCWFADLSFVAPLWIVIFAFLGAAMLGTMGLIAGIWAEKFDQLAAFQNFLIMPATFLSGVFYSIHSLPAFWQTVSHLNPFFYMIDGFRYGFFGTSDVSPWLSLSIVAGFLVILALASIRLLKSGYRLRH is encoded by the coding sequence ATGATTTCGACAGGATTTCGCACCCTCGTCTACAAAGAAACGCTGCGCTTCTGGAAAGTGGCGACGCAAACCGTGGCCGCGCCCGTGCTCACGTCGATGCTGTACCTGCTGGTGTTCGGCCATGTGTTGGACGGCCGCGTGGAGCCGAGCCCCGGCGTCAGCTACACGGCCTTTCTGATTCCCGGCCTGGTGATGATGAGCGTGCTGCAAAACGCGTTTGCCAATTCCTCGTCCTCGCTGATCCAGTCGAAGATCACGGGCAACCTGGTATTCGTGCTGCTCACGCCCCTGTCGCACTGGGAAATCTTCTCGGCGTATGTACTCGCTTCCGTCGCGCGCGGCCTGGCCGTGGGCTTTGGCGTGTTTGCCATCACCTGCTGGTTCGCCGACCTGTCGTTCGTCGCGCCGCTGTGGATCGTCATCTTCGCCTTCCTGGGCGCCGCGATGCTGGGCACCATGGGCCTGATCGCCGGCATCTGGGCCGAAAAATTCGACCAGCTGGCCGCCTTCCAGAACTTCCTGATCATGCCGGCCACCTTTTTGTCGGGCGTGTTCTATTCGATCCACTCGCTGCCCGCGTTCTGGCAGACGGTATCGCATTTGAACCCCTTCTTTTACATGATTGACGGCTTCCGCTACGGCTTCTTCGGCACGTCCGACGTCAGCCCGTGGCTCAGTCTTTCCATCGTCGCCGGCTTCCTCGTGATCCTGGCGCTGGCCTCGATCCGCCTGCTGAAAAGCGGTTACAGATTACGCCACTGA
- a CDS encoding DNA-methyltransferase, whose translation MTKLAEQPDWVNRVYCEDALAGLARIPDGSVDLILTDPPYNLGKDYGNASDQQSVADYLRWTEAWIDAALPKLKANGSLYIFLTWRYSPEIFVMLKQRMAMMNEIIWDRRVPSMGGSVRSFSSVHDTIGFFVKRKDYYFDLDAVRIAYDAATKKARSRSIFIGAKWLEVGYNPKDLWSVSRLHKEHPERADHPTQKPLEIIERMVKASCPPGGVVLDLFMGSGTTALAAKRCGRDFVGFELNPDYCAIIEQRLAALTQELAAPAAPAPKAAKAAKKPAAAKKPAAVKKPPAAKKAPARKARSASVPEDVVI comes from the coding sequence ATGACGAAGTTGGCGGAGCAGCCGGACTGGGTCAACCGGGTCTATTGCGAAGATGCGCTGGCGGGGCTGGCGCGCATTCCCGATGGCTCGGTGGACCTGATCCTGACGGATCCGCCGTACAACCTGGGCAAGGATTACGGCAACGCCTCGGACCAGCAGTCGGTGGCCGACTACCTGCGCTGGACGGAGGCGTGGATCGATGCGGCGCTGCCCAAGCTCAAAGCCAACGGCAGCCTGTACATCTTCTTGACCTGGCGCTATTCGCCGGAGATCTTCGTCATGCTGAAACAGCGCATGGCGATGATGAATGAAATCATCTGGGACCGCCGCGTGCCGTCCATGGGCGGCAGCGTGCGCAGCTTTTCATCGGTGCACGACACCATCGGCTTCTTCGTCAAGCGCAAGGATTACTACTTCGACCTTGACGCGGTGCGCATCGCCTACGACGCGGCCACCAAGAAAGCCCGTTCGCGCTCGATTTTCATCGGCGCGAAATGGCTGGAAGTGGGCTACAACCCGAAAGACTTGTGGAGCGTCTCGCGCCTGCACAAGGAACACCCGGAACGGGCCGACCACCCGACGCAAAAGCCGCTGGAAATCATCGAGCGCATGGTGAAGGCTTCGTGCCCGCCCGGCGGCGTGGTGCTCGACCTGTTCATGGGCAGCGGCACCACGGCGCTGGCGGCCAAGCGCTGCGGGCGCGATTTCGTCGGCTTTGAACTGAACCCCGATTATTGCGCCATCATCGAACAACGGCTGGCGGCATTGACGCAGGAGCTGGCCGCACCGGCGGCTCCCGCGCCGAAGGCCGCCAAGGCGGCGAAGAAGCCGGCGGCTGCCAAAAAACCGGCTGCCGTGAAAAAGCCGCCCGCCGCGAAAAAAGCGCCGGCCCGCAAGGCGCGCAGCGCTAGCGTGCCGGAAGACGTCGTCATTTAG
- the hisF gene encoding imidazole glycerol phosphate synthase subunit HisF, with amino-acid sequence MLAKRIIPCLDVTNGRVVKGVNFTQLRDAGDPVEIARRYDEQGADEITFLDITASSDNRGLIFDIIEAVASQVFIPLTVGGGVRVVEDVRRLLNAGADKVSINTSAVTNPQLVFEASQKHGSQCIVVAIDAKQVSPGKWEVFTHGGRTATGLDAFAWARKMESLGAGEILLTSMDRDGTKVGFDLGLTRGVSDAVSIPVIASGGVGGLQDLVDGIKVGRADAVLAASIFHYGQHTVQEAKRFMAQQGIPMRLA; translated from the coding sequence ATGCTTGCAAAACGTATCATCCCCTGCCTCGACGTGACCAATGGCCGCGTCGTCAAAGGCGTCAACTTCACGCAATTGCGCGACGCTGGCGATCCCGTGGAAATCGCCCGCCGCTATGACGAGCAGGGCGCCGATGAAATCACTTTCCTCGACATTACCGCGTCCAGCGACAACCGCGGCCTGATCTTCGACATCATCGAAGCCGTCGCCTCGCAAGTGTTCATTCCGCTCACCGTGGGTGGCGGCGTGCGCGTGGTGGAAGACGTGCGCCGGCTGCTCAACGCGGGCGCCGACAAGGTCAGCATCAACACCTCGGCCGTGACGAATCCGCAGCTGGTGTTTGAGGCGTCGCAAAAGCACGGCTCGCAATGCATCGTCGTCGCCATCGACGCCAAGCAGGTGTCGCCCGGCAAGTGGGAAGTGTTTACCCATGGCGGACGCACGGCCACGGGTCTGGACGCGTTCGCATGGGCGCGTAAAATGGAAAGCCTGGGCGCCGGCGAAATCTTGCTCACCAGCATGGACCGCGATGGCACCAAGGTGGGCTTCGACCTGGGCCTGACGCGCGGGGTGTCGGACGCCGTCAGCATCCCCGTCATCGCCTCGGGCGGCGTGGGCGGCTTGCAAGACCTGGTCGACGGCATCAAGGTGGGCCGCGCGGACGCCGTGCTGGCCGCCAGCATCTTCCACTATGGCCAGCACACGGTGCAGGAAGCCAAGCGTTTCATGGCGCAGCAGGGCATTCCCATGCGTCTGGCGTAA
- the hisI gene encoding phosphoribosyl-AMP cyclohydrolase, whose product MQNGTIVASNAKWLKKVKWDEHGLVPVIAQEAGSNDVLMFAWMNRDALARTVELGEAVYWSRSRKKLWHKGEESGHTQKVLEIRLDCDEDVVLLKIEQAGGIACHTGRHSCFFQKFEGDEKTGEWQVTDPVLKDPETIYAESKSK is encoded by the coding sequence ATGCAAAACGGAACCATCGTAGCAAGCAATGCCAAGTGGCTGAAAAAGGTCAAATGGGACGAGCACGGCCTGGTGCCCGTGATCGCGCAGGAAGCGGGCAGCAATGACGTGCTGATGTTCGCCTGGATGAACCGCGACGCGCTGGCGCGCACGGTGGAGCTGGGCGAAGCCGTGTACTGGAGCCGTTCGCGCAAGAAACTGTGGCACAAGGGCGAAGAGTCGGGCCATACGCAAAAGGTGCTGGAAATCCGCCTCGATTGCGATGAAGACGTGGTCTTGCTGAAAATCGAGCAGGCTGGCGGCATCGCCTGCCATACGGGCCGCCATTCGTGCTTCTTCCAGAAATTCGAAGGCGACGAAAAAACGGGCGAATGGCAAGTCACCGACCCCGTGCTGAAAGACCCTGAGACGATTTACGCGGAAAGCAAGAGCAAATGA
- the hisB gene encoding imidazoleglycerol-phosphate dehydratase HisB — protein sequence MNRTAEITRNTNETQVRVALNLDGTGQQKLNTGVPFLDHMLDQIARHGLIDLDIEATGDVHIDNHHTVEDVGITLGMAVAKAIGDKKGIRRYGHAYVPLDEALSRVVLDFSGRPGIEYHIPFTRAMIAGFDVDLTLEFFRGFVNHAGVTLHIDNLRGTNAHHQCETVFKAFGRALRMAAELDERAAGIIPSTKGSL from the coding sequence ATGAACCGCACCGCAGAAATTACGCGCAACACCAATGAGACGCAAGTTCGCGTCGCCCTCAACCTCGATGGCACGGGCCAGCAAAAGCTGAACACTGGCGTGCCCTTCCTCGACCATATGCTGGACCAGATCGCCCGCCACGGCTTGATCGACCTCGATATCGAAGCGACGGGCGACGTGCATATCGACAACCACCATACGGTGGAAGATGTGGGTATCACGCTGGGCATGGCCGTGGCCAAGGCCATCGGCGACAAGAAGGGCATCCGCCGCTATGGCCATGCGTACGTGCCGCTGGACGAGGCGCTGTCGCGCGTGGTGCTCGATTTCTCGGGCCGCCCAGGCATCGAATACCACATCCCGTTTACGCGCGCCATGATCGCCGGCTTCGACGTCGACCTGACGCTGGAATTTTTCCGCGGCTTCGTCAACCATGCGGGCGTGACCTTGCATATCGATAACCTGCGCGGCACGAATGCCCACCATCAATGCGAAACCGTGTTCAAGGCCTTTGGCCGCGCGCTGCGCATGGCTGCCGAGCTCGACGAGCGCGCGGCCGGCATCATTCCATCGACCAAGGGCAGCCTGTAA
- the hisC gene encoding histidinol-phosphate transaminase, producing the protein MSFLDQLISNTVRSDVRAINSYQVADASGYIKLDAMENPYPLPPQLREELGARLAGVVLNRYPPSYASLQAAICAKLGVPAGYDVMLGNGSDELISILAMACAHQEPGQRAVLLAPVPAFVMYARSAQFAGMDFVGVPLNPDFSLDMPAMLAAIEQHRPALVFLAYPNNPTGNLFATADIERILAALGKTGIAVVDEAYEPFAQHSFMGRLPEYENLVVMRTVSKLGLAGIRLGYMSAAPALLAQFEKVRPPYNVNVLTQAAAEFALDHIDVLNAQADLLNSARDALALRLAELPGVTVFPSKANFLLIRVADSDDVCAKLLARRVLIKNMSKMHAALANCLRISVSTPEENSLFYDAFKASLV; encoded by the coding sequence ATGTCTTTCCTCGATCAGTTAATCAGCAATACCGTGCGCTCCGATGTGCGCGCCATCAACAGCTACCAGGTAGCCGATGCCAGCGGTTACATCAAACTCGATGCGATGGAAAACCCGTATCCGCTGCCGCCGCAGCTGCGCGAGGAACTGGGCGCGCGCCTGGCCGGCGTGGTGCTGAACCGCTATCCGCCGTCGTACGCCAGCCTGCAAGCGGCCATCTGCGCCAAGTTGGGCGTGCCCGCCGGCTACGACGTCATGCTGGGCAACGGCTCCGATGAACTCATTTCCATCCTGGCCATGGCCTGCGCGCACCAGGAGCCGGGCCAGCGCGCCGTGCTGCTGGCGCCCGTTCCCGCCTTCGTCATGTATGCGCGCTCGGCGCAGTTTGCCGGCATGGATTTCGTCGGCGTGCCGTTGAACCCGGACTTCAGCCTGGACATGCCGGCCATGCTGGCGGCGATTGAACAGCACCGCCCGGCGCTGGTCTTCCTCGCCTATCCGAACAACCCGACGGGCAACCTGTTTGCCACTGCCGACATCGAGCGCATCCTCGCCGCCCTGGGCAAGACGGGCATCGCCGTCGTCGACGAAGCGTATGAGCCGTTCGCGCAGCACAGCTTCATGGGCCGTTTGCCCGAATATGAAAACCTGGTGGTGATGCGCACCGTGTCGAAACTGGGCCTGGCCGGCATCCGTCTCGGTTACATGTCGGCCGCGCCGGCCCTGCTGGCGCAATTCGAGAAAGTGCGTCCGCCGTACAACGTCAATGTGTTGACGCAGGCGGCGGCCGAATTCGCGCTCGATCACATCGACGTGTTGAATGCCCAGGCGGACCTGCTCAACAGCGCGCGCGATGCATTGGCGCTGCGCCTGGCAGAGTTGCCCGGCGTGACGGTATTCCCCTCGAAGGCAAATTTTCTTCTGATTCGTGTGGCCGATTCCGACGATGTTTGTGCAAAACTGCTTGCCCGCCGGGTTTTAATTAAAAATATGAGTAAAATGCATGCTGCGTTGGCCAATTGCCTGCGCATCAGCGTCAGCACCCCGGAAGAAAATTCCCTTTTTTACGATGCCTTCAAGGCATCCCTCGTTTAG
- a CDS encoding phosphoribosyl-ATP diphosphatase has translation MSETLKRLAAVIESRKLANGGDPATSYVARLFAKGDDAILKKIGEEATETVMAAKDARRDNDPSKVLYECADLWFHSLVMLAQFDLTPQQVLDELARREGLSGLEEKAARKDELRDAGETDKH, from the coding sequence ATGAGTGAAACCCTGAAGCGCCTGGCCGCCGTGATCGAATCGCGCAAGCTGGCCAATGGCGGCGACCCCGCCACCTCGTATGTCGCGCGCCTGTTTGCCAAGGGCGATGATGCGATTTTGAAAAAAATCGGCGAAGAAGCGACGGAAACGGTGATGGCCGCCAAGGATGCGCGCCGCGACAACGACCCGTCGAAGGTTCTGTACGAATGCGCCGACCTGTGGTTTCACTCGCTGGTGATGCTGGCGCAGTTCGACCTGACGCCGCAGCAGGTGCTCGACGAGCTGGCGCGCCGCGAAGGCCTGTCCGGCCTGGAAGAAAAGGCGGCGCGCAAGGATGAATTGCGCGACGCCGGCGAAACCGACAAACACTGA
- a CDS encoding histidine triad nucleotide-binding protein: MDNCIFCKIAAKQIPSSIVYEDEDLLAFKDINPAAPVHLLLIPKRHVASLSDCDDSHADMLGKLLRLAPKLAAEFGCAVTYEADGTPAGGFKTMINSGPNGGQEVYHLHMHVYGGPRPWRGQH, translated from the coding sequence GTGGATAACTGTATTTTTTGCAAAATTGCTGCAAAGCAAATTCCTTCGTCCATCGTGTATGAAGACGAGGACTTGCTGGCCTTCAAGGACATCAACCCGGCCGCCCCCGTGCATCTGCTGCTGATCCCGAAGCGCCACGTGGCCAGCCTGTCCGATTGCGACGATAGCCATGCGGACATGCTGGGCAAGCTGCTGCGCCTGGCGCCGAAACTTGCTGCCGAGTTCGGCTGCGCCGTCACGTATGAGGCCGATGGCACGCCTGCCGGCGGCTTCAAGACCATGATCAACAGCGGCCCGAACGGCGGGCAAGAGGTGTATCACCTGCACATGCATGTGTACGGCGGTCCCCGTCCCTGGCGCGGTCAACACTGA
- the hisA gene encoding 1-(5-phosphoribosyl)-5-[(5-phosphoribosylamino)methylideneamino]imidazole-4-carboxamide isomerase: MLLIPAIDLKDGHCVRLKQGDMELATVFSEDPADMALHWLKQGARRLHLVDLNGAFAGKPKNEGAVKAILKAVQDFAVENDIEEIPVQLGGGIRDLDTIERYLDAGITYIIIGTAAVKSPGFLHDACSAFPGHIIVGLDAKDGKVATDGWSKMSGHEVIDLAKKFEAYGVESIIYTDIGRDGMMGGINIDATVKLAQAVKIPVIASGGLHNIGDVEALCAVQAEGIEGVICGRSIYEGTIDLAQAQERADALTDAAV; encoded by the coding sequence ATGCTGCTTATTCCCGCCATCGACCTGAAAGACGGTCACTGCGTACGCCTGAAACAAGGCGATATGGAACTTGCCACCGTATTTTCCGAAGACCCGGCCGATATGGCCCTCCATTGGCTCAAGCAAGGCGCGCGCCGGCTGCACCTGGTCGACCTGAACGGTGCTTTTGCCGGCAAGCCGAAGAACGAAGGCGCCGTGAAAGCCATCCTGAAAGCGGTGCAGGATTTCGCCGTAGAAAACGACATCGAGGAAATCCCCGTGCAGCTGGGCGGCGGCATCCGTGACCTCGACACCATCGAGCGTTACCTCGACGCCGGCATCACCTACATCATCATCGGCACGGCGGCCGTGAAAAGCCCCGGCTTCCTGCACGACGCCTGCAGCGCCTTCCCGGGCCACATCATCGTCGGCCTCGATGCGAAAGATGGCAAAGTGGCAACTGATGGCTGGAGCAAGATGTCGGGCCACGAAGTGATCGACCTGGCAAAAAAATTCGAAGCCTACGGCGTCGAATCGATCATTTACACGGACATCGGCCGCGACGGCATGATGGGCGGCATCAATATCGACGCCACCGTCAAGCTGGCGCAAGCCGTCAAGATCCCCGTCATCGCTTCGGGCGGCCTGCACAATATCGGCGACGTGGAAGCACTGTGCGCGGTTCAGGCCGAAGGCATCGAAGGCGTGATCTGCGGCCGTTCCATCTATGAAGGCACGATCGACCTGGCGCAGGCGCAGGAACGCGCCGACGCACTGACCGACGCCGCCGTTTAA
- a CDS encoding BolA family protein — translation MTTTPELIHGYLSAGLECTHLEVEGDGQHFQAVIVSPAFAGKRLIARHQIVYAALGDRMREEIHALSMKTLTPEEFQG, via the coding sequence GTGACCACCACTCCAGAACTGATCCACGGCTACCTGTCGGCCGGCCTCGAATGCACGCACCTCGAAGTGGAGGGCGATGGCCAGCACTTCCAGGCCGTGATCGTCTCGCCCGCGTTTGCCGGCAAGCGTTTGATCGCCCGCCACCAGATCGTCTATGCGGCGCTGGGCGACCGCATGCGCGAAGAGATCCACGCGCTGTCGATGAAAACCCTGACACCTGAAGAATTCCAAGGATAA
- the hisD gene encoding histidinol dehydrogenase yields the protein MPIQIRKLDSSQDGFQQSLDTLLAFEAGTDAAIETSVAKILADVKTRGDAAVLEYTNRFDRIPHGGAAEMAAFDISQAELQAALNGLPSAQREALQIAAQRIRAFHERQREELRGFSYTEPDGTVLGQKITPLDRVGIYVPGGKAAYPSSVLMNAIPAHVAGVGEIIMVVPTPDGVKNQMVLAAAAIAGVTRVITIGGAQAVGALAYGTQSITAVDKIVGPGNAYVAAAKRRVFGIVGIDMIAGPSEILVLCDGTTDPDWVAMDLFSQAEHDELAQAILLCPDAAYIAKVEESIARLLPTMPRQATISTSLQDRGALIKVRSMEEACEIANSIAAEHLEISADNPQQWAEQIRHAGAMFLGRFSSESLGDYCCGPNHVLPTSRTARFSSPLGVYDFQKRSSIIHVSEAGAQTLGRVAATLAYGEGLQAHARSAELRLKPQP from the coding sequence ATGCCGATACAGATACGCAAGCTCGATTCAAGCCAGGATGGTTTCCAACAATCGCTCGACACCTTGCTGGCGTTCGAGGCAGGCACCGATGCGGCGATTGAAACGTCGGTCGCAAAAATCCTGGCCGACGTGAAAACGCGCGGCGACGCCGCCGTACTGGAATACACCAACCGTTTCGACCGCATCCCGCATGGCGGCGCGGCGGAAATGGCGGCCTTCGATATTTCGCAAGCCGAATTGCAGGCAGCCCTGAATGGCTTGCCGTCGGCCCAGCGCGAAGCGCTGCAGATCGCCGCGCAGCGCATCCGCGCCTTCCACGAACGCCAGCGCGAGGAATTGCGCGGTTTTAGCTACACCGAGCCCGATGGCACGGTGCTGGGCCAGAAGATCACGCCGCTGGACCGGGTCGGCATCTACGTCCCGGGCGGCAAGGCAGCGTATCCGTCGTCCGTGCTGATGAACGCCATTCCCGCGCACGTGGCGGGCGTGGGCGAAATCATCATGGTGGTGCCGACGCCCGATGGCGTGAAAAACCAGATGGTGCTGGCCGCCGCCGCGATTGCCGGCGTGACGCGCGTGATCACCATCGGCGGCGCGCAAGCCGTCGGGGCACTGGCGTATGGAACACAGAGCATCACCGCAGTCGATAAAATCGTCGGCCCCGGCAACGCCTATGTGGCGGCCGCCAAGCGCCGCGTGTTCGGCATCGTCGGCATCGACATGATTGCCGGGCCATCCGAAATCCTGGTGCTGTGCGACGGCACGACGGACCCGGACTGGGTCGCGATGGACCTGTTTTCGCAGGCTGAGCACGACGAACTGGCGCAGGCCATTTTGCTGTGCCCGGACGCCGCTTACATCGCCAAAGTCGAAGAGAGCATCGCCAGGCTGCTGCCGACGATGCCGCGCCAGGCCACCATCAGCACTTCGCTGCAGGACAGGGGCGCGCTGATCAAGGTGCGCAGCATGGAAGAGGCGTGCGAGATCGCCAACAGCATCGCGGCCGAGCACCTGGAAATTTCGGCGGATAACCCGCAGCAGTGGGCCGAGCAGATCCGCCACGCGGGCGCCATGTTCCTGGGCCGCTTCTCGTCCGAATCGCTGGGCGACTATTGCTGCGGTCCCAATCACGTGCTGCCGACCTCGCGCACGGCGCGTTTCTCGTCGCCGCTGGGCGTGTACGACTTCCAGAAGCGCTCGTCCATCATTCACGTCAGCGAAGCGGGCGCGCAAACCCTGGGCCGTGTCGCCGCCACGCTGGCGTATGGCGAAGGCTTGCAGGCGCACGCGCGCAGTGCCGAACTGCGCCTGAAGCCGCAGCCATGA
- the hisH gene encoding imidazole glycerol phosphate synthase subunit HisH: MNKIVVVDYGMGNLRSVAQALRAVAPEADVRISGLAADIDSADRIVLPGQGAMPDCMRSLRESGVLEALLRAADSKPVLGVCIGEQMLFDGSEEGDAAGLGLLPGKVVRFQLDGQVQEDGSRFKVPQMGWNQVRQTASHAMWDGIADNAYFYFVHSYFAQPQEAAHTVGETVYGAPFACAVARDNIFATQFHPEKSAAAGLQLYKNFVHWQP, translated from the coding sequence ATGAATAAAATTGTGGTGGTGGATTACGGCATGGGCAACCTGCGCTCGGTGGCGCAGGCGCTGCGTGCCGTGGCGCCGGAAGCCGACGTGCGCATCTCCGGCCTTGCTGCCGACATCGACAGCGCCGACCGCATCGTCTTGCCGGGCCAGGGCGCCATGCCCGACTGCATGCGCAGCCTGCGCGAATCGGGCGTATTGGAGGCGCTGCTGCGCGCCGCCGACAGCAAGCCCGTGCTGGGCGTGTGCATCGGCGAGCAGATGCTGTTCGACGGCAGCGAAGAGGGCGACGCGGCCGGTCTGGGCTTGTTGCCAGGCAAAGTCGTGCGCTTCCAGCTCGACGGCCAGGTGCAGGAAGACGGCTCGCGCTTCAAGGTGCCGCAAATGGGCTGGAACCAAGTGCGGCAAACGGCGTCCCATGCGATGTGGGATGGCATTGCCGACAATGCGTATTTCTACTTTGTGCACAGCTATTTTGCTCAACCTCAAGAGGCGGCGCACACGGTGGGCGAGACTGTCTATGGTGCGCCGTTCGCTTGCGCCGTCGCCCGTGATAATATTTTCGCGACACAGTTTCACCCTGAAAAAAGTGCTGCCGCTGGCTTGCAGCTGTACAAGAACTTCGTTCACTGGCAACCTTAA
- the hisG gene encoding ATP phosphoribosyltransferase, with amino-acid sequence MNGSNNGDSSQLILALSKGRIFEDTMPLLEAAGIKVLENPETSRKLILATNDPNVRVIIVRASDVPTYVQYGAADFGVAGKDVLLEHGGEGLYQPIDLNIASCRMSVAVQAGFDYEKAVHQGARLRVATKFVHTAREHFAAKGVHVDLIKLYGSMELAPLVGLSDAIVDLVSTGSTLRANNLVEVEHIMEISSRLVVNQAALKLKRERLQPIIEAFERASQTTSQA; translated from the coding sequence ATGAACGGATCGAACAACGGTGACAGCTCCCAGCTGATTCTGGCGCTGTCGAAGGGCCGCATTTTTGAGGACACCATGCCGCTGCTGGAAGCGGCCGGCATCAAGGTGCTGGAAAACCCGGAGACCTCGCGCAAGCTGATTTTGGCCACCAACGATCCGAACGTGCGCGTCATCATCGTGCGCGCCAGCGACGTGCCGACCTACGTGCAGTACGGCGCGGCCGATTTCGGCGTGGCGGGCAAGGACGTGCTGCTGGAACACGGCGGCGAAGGCCTGTACCAGCCGATCGACCTGAATATCGCTTCTTGCCGCATGTCGGTGGCGGTGCAGGCCGGTTTTGACTATGAAAAGGCCGTGCACCAGGGCGCGCGCCTGCGCGTGGCCACCAAGTTCGTGCACACGGCGCGCGAGCATTTCGCCGCCAAGGGCGTGCACGTCGACCTGATCAAGCTGTATGGCTCGATGGAGCTGGCGCCTTTGGTCGGCTTGTCGGACGCCATCGTCGACCTGGTCAGCACGGGCAGCACCCTGCGCGCGAACAACCTCGTCGAGGTCGAGCACATCATGGAAATTTCGTCGCGCCTGGTGGTCAACCAGGCAGCGCTCAAGCTCAAGCGCGAGCGCTTGCAGCCGATCATCGAGGCGTTTGAACGCGCTTCGCAAACTACTTCGCAAGCCTAG
- the murA gene encoding UDP-N-acetylglucosamine 1-carboxyvinyltransferase, which yields MDKLLINGGNRLNGDIAISGAKNAALPILCAGLLTAGDLDLTNVPHLHDVATMLKLLGQTGLKVQQDGDRVVLNGSAIDTLEAPYELVKTMRASILVLGPMLARFGEAKVSLPGGCAIGSRPVDQHIKGLEALGAEIRIEAGYIYAKCAKLKGARIVTDMITVTGTENLLMAATLAEGETILENAACEPEVTDLAHLLVAMGAKIDGIGTSRLVIQGVDALHGASHAVIADRIETGTFLCAVAATGGDITLRNVRTDILDAALDKLRAMGLTMTFGADWIRAEMSARPNPVSFRTTEYPGFPTDMQAQFMAVNTIANGASRVTETIFENRFMHVQEMNRLGADITIEGNTAIIAGVKQLRGAPVMATDLRASASLVIAALAADGETLIDRIYHLDRGYDRMEVKLSAVGANIVRIK from the coding sequence ATGGACAAGCTCCTCATCAACGGCGGCAACCGCCTGAACGGCGACATCGCCATCTCCGGCGCGAAAAACGCCGCTCTGCCGATCCTGTGCGCCGGCCTGCTGACCGCGGGCGACCTGGACCTGACCAACGTGCCGCACTTGCACGACGTGGCCACCATGCTCAAACTGCTGGGCCAGACGGGCCTGAAAGTGCAGCAGGATGGCGACCGCGTGGTCCTCAACGGCAGCGCCATCGACACCCTGGAAGCGCCATATGAACTGGTGAAAACCATGCGTGCCTCGATCCTGGTGCTCGGCCCCATGCTGGCGCGCTTCGGCGAAGCGAAGGTGTCGCTGCCGGGCGGCTGCGCCATCGGTTCGCGCCCCGTCGACCAGCACATCAAGGGTTTAGAGGCGCTGGGCGCCGAGATCCGCATTGAGGCGGGCTACATCTACGCCAAGTGCGCCAAGCTCAAAGGCGCGCGCATCGTCACCGACATGATCACCGTCACCGGCACCGAGAACCTGCTGATGGCCGCGACCCTGGCCGAAGGCGAAACCATCCTGGAAAACGCCGCCTGCGAACCGGAAGTGACCGACCTGGCGCACCTGCTGGTGGCCATGGGCGCGAAGATCGACGGCATCGGCACCAGCCGCCTGGTGATCCAGGGCGTGGACGCCTTGCACGGCGCCTCGCACGCGGTGATCGCCGACCGTATCGAGACGGGCACCTTCCTGTGCGCCGTGGCGGCCACCGGCGGCGACATCACCCTGCGCAACGTGCGCACCGATATCCTCGACGCGGCGCTCGACAAGCTGCGCGCCATGGGCCTGACGATGACCTTCGGCGCCGACTGGATCCGCGCCGAGATGTCGGCCCGCCCGAACCCCGTCAGCTTCCGCACCACGGAATACCCGGGCTTCCCGACCGACATGCAGGCGCAGTTCATGGCGGTGAACACCATCGCCAATGGTGCCAGCCGCGTCACCGAGACGATTTTCGAGAACCGCTTCATGCACGTGCAGGAAATGAACCGCCTGGGCGCCGACATCACCATCGAGGGCAACACGGCCATCATCGCCGGCGTCAAGCAGCTGCGCGGCGCACCCGTGATGGCGACCGACCTGCGCGCCTCGGCCTCGCTGGTGATCGCGGCCCTGGCGGCCGATGGCGAAACGCTGATCGACCGCATCTATCACCTCGACCGCGGCTACGACCGCATGGAAGTGAAGTTGTCGGCAGTGGGCGCGAACATCGTGCGCATCAAGTAA